Proteins encoded within one genomic window of Methanosarcina barkeri str. Wiesmoor:
- a CDS encoding cupredoxin domain-containing protein — MVIPKKSSIQSWKTGGFKTENRNKSIIFALLIVALLITSTGFAAAKEATIVVKSADTSANRVAIFSAFSPEKIEIHSGENVTWINFKKPKASVVLVSADELWEETTLNYGKAFSFTFENPGTYSFTLKDNPDIKGTVTVLAGESQKTSSEKSVGTTVTAEKAQVQSKPESSMKNLEITNKENVNHEEKIAIYSTTLTPNLLEIEKGDTVSWVNYKKPKGSSVLVSEDSLWEKQTLNYGKAFSYTFEDSGTYTFSLEGVPEAKATVVVK, encoded by the coding sequence GTGGTAATTCCAAAAAAGAGTTCGATACAAAGCTGGAAAACTGGAGGTTTTAAGACGGAAAACCGTAATAAATCTATAATCTTTGCCCTGCTAATAGTGGCGCTTCTTATTACGTCAACAGGTTTTGCAGCGGCAAAAGAGGCAACAATAGTTGTAAAAAGTGCTGATACCTCTGCTAATAGAGTAGCTATTTTCAGTGCATTTTCACCCGAAAAAATTGAGATACACTCCGGTGAAAATGTTACCTGGATTAATTTCAAGAAACCAAAAGCCTCAGTAGTGCTTGTAAGCGCTGACGAGCTTTGGGAAGAGACAACATTGAACTATGGAAAAGCCTTTTCCTTTACATTTGAAAACCCAGGAACCTATTCTTTTACTCTTAAAGATAATCCTGATATAAAAGGAACAGTAACCGTACTTGCTGGTGAATCACAGAAAACAAGTTCAGAAAAATCTGTGGGAACAACAGTCACCGCAGAAAAAGCGCAGGTTCAGTCAAAACCAGAATCCTCTATGAAAAATCTAGAGATCACGAATAAAGAAAACGTCAATCATGAAGAAAAGATAGCAATATATTCAACGACACTTACTCCAAATCTTTTAGAAATTGAAAAAGGAGACACTGTTTCGTGGGTAAACTACAAAAAGCCAAAAGGATCCTCAGTGCTTGTGAGTGAGGATAGTTTGTGGGAAAAACAAACTCTTAACTACGGAAAAGCATTTTCATATACGTTTGAAGATTCAGGAACTTACACATTCAGCCTGGAAGGAGTTCCAGAAGCAAAAGCTACTGTTGTAGTAAAATAA